Within Saccharomonospora cyanea NA-134, the genomic segment AGGGGCAGAACGACCAGCGAGTTGCGGGTCGCGCCGGTGAACACGATCGCCCTCCCGGCCGGAACGTCCAGCCGGAACAGGCGAGCGACGGCGAGTCCGGCAATGGCCATGGCGACCAGGAAGAGCACGTAGAACGGCACGACATGGGCCACCGCGGCCAGGTCGTCACCCAGCTTGGGTACCTGGGAGGCCACCACCGTCAACAAGGTCGCGGCCATCAGCGGGACCATCGTCGTGCCCACCGCGTCGGCGACCCGCTGACCCGTTGCCCTGCGCGCGGCCCAACCCTGGGTGAGCCAGGCCAGGGTCAGCGGGATGACGATGAGCACGACGAACGCCTCGACGAACGGGCCGATCTCGACGACGTCGGCCAACTCCGCGCCCAGGAACAGCAGCAGATAGCCGGGCAGCAGCACCATCTGCACAACCAGCAGCAACGGCGTTGCCGCGAGCAGTCGTCTGCTGCTGCCGCCCGCCAGACCGCTGAAGGCGATGACGTAGTCCACGCACGGCGTCAGCAGGACCAGCAGCACTCCCAGGCGCACGGCCCGGTCGGCGGGCAGGAAGGCGAACATCGCCGCGACCACCAGCGGCACCACCACGAAGTTCACCACCAGCGCTGCGGCCAGGAACCGGCCGGACCGCAGGGAGCGGCCCAGCTCAGCGGCAGGTACCTGCAAGAACGTCACATACAGCAGAGCCGCGAGCACCGGAGTGAGGACGTGCTCCAGCCCCGGTCCCGCACCGGGGGCACCCCAGCCCAGCAGGGCCCCGGCCGCCAGCGCTCCCACGTAGACGGCGACCTGGTGGCGTTCCATCCTTGCGACCAGGCCGGATGCGGGTGACAACGTCGGTGCTCCTTGCGGGGTTGTGTGATGGCAGGCCGGACGCGGCGGCGGGGGAGTGGTCAGGCTGGGGTGAACAGCTCGGCCAGCAGGGCGGAGCCCTCGGCAGGGGCGCGGACCTGGGAGGCGCAGCACCGGGCCGTCCAGCTGCAGGAGGAAGTCGAAGAACGGGCAGCACTGCTGCTCGGAGGCGACCAGCTCCGCCGTGCGCCGCTCGACCTCCGCGATCCGGGCGAAGACCCGGGGCCGCAGGTCGGCCTTCACGTCCTTGCAGGCTCCCGACTCCCACACCCGCAACAGCTCGGCGATCTCCTCCAGCGGCAATCCCAGCTGCTTGGCCGTGCCGATGAATGCCAGCCGCTCCACAGCGTCCTCGCCGTAGACCCGGTAGCCGGCCGGAGTCCGCGCGGCGGGCAGCAGCCCCGCAGTCTCGTAGAACCGCAAGGTCGTGGCCGGAGTACCGGTGCGTTCGGCCAGTTGGGAGATCCGCATCGTGCTCACCCCACGACGGTAGACCTTCGACCCGGCTTGAAGGTCAACCCTGCTTGGCGGTCCCGGCTCACCCGCGTCTGGAGGCCCCGATCTGTCCGTCGAGGACACCGCCACGACCGGACTCGGCCCATCGCGACGGCGCCCGTATCCGACGTGAGCGACCGGACGTACTCCGACGAGTCTTTCCGTGTCCCCTCGCCCTTCCGGCAGCTTCGCGCGGGCGCTGCTGGGGCTAGGCGAGGCGTCGAGCTTCCTGATCGCCGCGGTCGGTGAAACGGTATCGGTAGGACGTGGGCGTGGTCGCGTAGTGTGCGACGAAGTTCTGCCGGAAGGTGACCGTGCTGGCGAATCCGCAGACTTCGGCGATGCGGGAAACGGGCCAGGTGGTCGTCTCCAGCAGTCGGCGGGCCTCGTCGAGTCTGCGGGTGAGCACCCACCTGGCCGGGCTCATCCCGGTCGTCTCGTGGAAGCGGCGGGAGAAGTTGCGCGGGCTCATGCGTGCGCGGGCGGCCATAGCGTCGACGGAAAGACGCTGATCGAGGTGGGCGAGCGCCCATTCGATGGTCTCCCCGATGGGGCCCGTCGCGTGACCGAGGACAGGACGGTCGATGTACTGGGCCTGGTCGCCCTCCCGGTGTGGTGCGATGACGAGGTGGCGAGCGACAGCAGCGGCCGCGGCGGATCCGAGACGGGTGCGGACGACGTGAAGGCAGGCATCGAGAGCAGAGGCCGTACCGGCTGAGGTGAGCACATCGCCGTGATCCAGGTAGAGGGCGTCCGCGCGCACGTCGACAGCGGGGTAGCGTTCGGACAACCGGGAGGCCGCGGCCCAGTGCGTGGCCGCCGCGCGATTGTCGATCACGCCGCTTGCCGCCACGGGAAACGCGCCCAGGCACAGCCCGGCGATCACAGCTCCACGTTCGTGTGCGGCGCGGATCAGGCCGACGAGCCGCTCGTCCGGTTCCGGGAAGTCATCGGGCCAAGACGGGAAGACGAGCAAGTCGGCCGAGTCCGCCGCTCCGGCCCCGGCGAGATCGTCGATCACGATCCCTTCCTCTGTACGAACGGGACACCCGTGCGCGCTCCACACCGTGGTGCTCCATCCCGTCGCCAGACCCTGCCGGGACACTTCGCCGAACACGAGCAGCGGCGCGGCGAGGTGGAACGCGGTGATCTTCTCGAAAGCGTGAACGGCGATGCGCAAGACTTGTCCTGATTTCATCGAACATCTGCTTCTCTGCCACTCACTGTAATGCCCTTTCCGAGGCGAGGATGGGTTCCGGCGCTGTTATCCACGCCGCACCCGTCCGACCAAGGAGAACACCATGAACGCCCCACGCCGGGCCCTCGTCCTCATCGACGTGCAGCAGGAGTACTTCGGCGGACCACTGTCCATCCAGTACCCGCCTCGCGACGAATCGCTCGCCCGCATCCTGCGCGCTGTCGACGTCGCCGAGCAGGCGGACGTGCCCGTCGTGATCGTCCAGCACGAGTACCCCGCCGGTGCCCCGGTCTTCACGGCGGGCTCTGCCGGCTGGGAGCTCTCCCCGGAGGTCGAGCGCCGCGCAGGAGTGGCGTCGAAGCGCGTGGTCAAGAGCTTCTCCAGCATCTTCGCCGCCACCGACCTCGCGGAATGGGCGCGGGAGAACGAGATCGACACGCTGACCCTGGTCGGCTATATGACCAACAACTGCGTCCTCACGTCCGCTGCCGCGGCCGAACCCCTCGGCTTCCGAGTCGAGGTGCTCTCGGACGCGACCGGCGCCATCCACCTCGCCAACGACGCGGGAACGGCACCGGCACGGCAGGTCCACGAGACGGTGATGACGCTACTGCACTCGAACTGGGCCGCGGTCACCGAAACCGAGACGTGGGCCTCCGCCGTCCTCGCCGGGCGCGACCTTCCCAAGAGCGACCTCGTCTCCTCGGCCACACAGGGCCGCGCCGCGCTCTGAGTCGAGGGCGGTCCCCGCGTGAGGGCTTCTCCGCCAGGCTTCGACGTGATGCCCGGCCGCTCCACTCGCAGGGACGAACCTGACAACGACGTTCGGCGGGCCCCGGACATGATCTGGGGCCCGCCTGCCGTTCGTCAGGCTGCCGTTGTGCTGCGGGTGGTCGTGGTGCCGTGTTGCTCGGTCTCGGTGACCGGCCGGGCGTTGAGAGTGACGAGGGCGAGTGCGCCCGCGGTAACGAGCAACGCGGAGGCGACGGCCAGCGCGGTGCTGTATCCGGTGACAAGGGCGGCTCCCGCGGTGTCCCCGGCGTGCTCGGGCCCGGCGGAGACGGTCGCGGCGATGCCGGCGAGCACAGCCAGACCGAGAGCGACGCCGACCTGCTGAGCGGAGTTGAGCAGGGCCGAGGCGATCCCGGCCTTGTCCGTGTCGACGCGGTAGACCGCGGCTTGTGTGAGCGCGAGGACACCTGATACGAAGCCGAACCCGAGGACGAACATCGCCGGCGCCAGAGGCAGCCAGTAGCCCGTATCGACGGTGATCGTGGAGAACCAAAAGGCGGCCGCAGCGCTCAGCAGTGCACCGAGGGCGGCGACCAGGCGTGGCGCGGCACGCAGCAGCAGCTTCGGGGCGATCCCGGCGCCGAGCACGAGTCCGGCGGCGAACGGTAACCACGCCGCCCCTGTCTGCATCGGGCTGAACTGCTGAACCTTCTGCAGGTAGAGGGTGATGACGTAGAGAGTTCCCATGGGGCCGATGGCCAGCAGCAGCATGGTCGCGTAGGCCCCGGTGCGGTTGCGGTCCCGGAACAGGCTCAGCGGAACCAGCGGACTGTGACTGCGGGCCTGCGTGGCGACGAACACCGCGAGAAGCGCCGCGGCCACGCCGACGAGTGTGAGTGCGAGCGGGTCGGTGAGTCCGTCCTCACCGAAACGGGTGATCGAGTACACCAGCGCGACCATCCCACCGGTGCCCAGTACCGCGCCCGTGATTCCGAGTTGACCCTCATGGCTGTCGGCGGAGACCAGGGTACGGCTGCCGAGCAGGACGAGCAGGCCGATCGGGACGTTGACGAAGAACACCCACCGCCAGCCGAGGGTGCCGGTCAGCACACCACCGAGCAGCAGGCCGATCACGACGCCCAGCCCGGACATCGCCCCGTACAGCGACAACGCCCTGTCCCGGGTCTTGCGCTCGGAGAAGGTGGTGGCGATCAACGCCAGGGCATTCGGTGAGGCCAGCGCAGCGCCCAACCCCTGCACCGCCCGGGCGCCGACGAGCATCGCGGCGTTCTGCCCGAAACCGCCCACCAGCGAGGCGAGGACAAAGATCGCGATGCCGGTCTGCAGGGTGCGGCGCCGCCCCCACAGATCACCGATCCGGCCGCCCAGGAGCAAGAGGGCACCGAAGGCGAGGATGTAGGCGTTGACGATCCAGGGCAGGTGCACCGGGTCCACGCCGAGTGCCTGTTGAATGCTCGGCAGCGCGATGTTCACGACCGAGTCGTCCAACACCAGCATCAACTGCGCGGTAGCGATCACCAACAGCGGTATCAACACTCTCCGCCGTTCCGCTTTCGTCGTCACACCGACTCCTTCACATGGTCTGGGGAAGTCTGTTCCGGCACTCGGGGCAGTTGGCTCACCGAGAGACTCTCCGTACCCCCACCCCGTAGGGGTATCAACCCTGGTTGCCGGTGTCAAACGGATGAGGTGATGAGCACGCGGCAGGGGAGCGATAGGCCCGGCCCTCCCGCGACGTGCCGACTCCGTCGGGAGTGAGCCGGGTCACCGGGAGAGCGTCGGATCGGCCGCGGGGCCCGAGTCAGACTGCGGGGCTTCGCCTATCCGGCCTTGTGGCGCTGGTAGTGGCGAGCGACCCGGGCTCGGTTGCCGCACCGGGCGGCCGAGCACCAGCGACGGCGGGGATGCGCCGGCAGGAACAGCAGGATGCAGTCGTCGGCCTCACACTCGCGCACCTTGGCCACGTCCGGGCGAGCCAGGAAGTCGGCAGCGGCCTCGGCGAGCCATGCCGTCAGCCGTTCACTCGCCGACCCCAGGCGCCGACGGGTGGCAACGACCCCCGTCTCGCGCCATGACAGCTCGCTGATGGCGGGCGCTGCGCGCTGGAACCGGTTCAGTGCGCCGATGTCGGCCCTACGGGGGCGGACACCTCGGCGGACGTGGTCGAGCGTGCGTGCGGTGTGCTCCCGCAGTGCGCGCACGGCCTCCAGTTCCCGCCCGGTGATCTCCTGCGGCATCTCCGGTAGCCGGTCGGCCTCCAGGAGTAGCCAACCGCGTAGACCCTCCGGTGTGGCGAGCGCGTCACCGACGGCTGACCGGGTGTTGACCAGGTCCAATGCCAGCGGCTCGCCCACGAGTAGAACCCCATCACTCATAGGCTAATGCTATCTCAGTCTTTGATGCATTAGCATGACGTCGTCGAGCGCTAATGCGTTATCAACACCTGAAGGGATTAGGATGACGTCTGATCGGATCATGCGCACGGCCCACCGTCACATCGACGTCGACGGTGTCCGGGCCTTCCACCGTGAGTCACTGCCGACAGGGCGGCTGCACCTGTGCTGCTCCTGCACGGCTTCCCCTCCGCCTCGCACCAGTTCCGCCGCCTCACCGACGTTCTTGGCTCTCGCTACCGGATGATCGCCCCGGACGGTTGGATCCTGGACCAGTATTTCCTCGACAAGTCCGAGCGCTGGCAAGCGCAGCTGGCACACCCCGCCCACGCTCATCGCCTGAGGCAGCAACGACCCGTTCTTCCTCGAGCCCGGAGGCCGCGCCTACCTGTGCGACCTGCCCGAGGCCGGACTCCACCTCTTCGGCACCGGCCACTTCGCCCTCGACACCCACCTGCCGGAGATCGCCCCCTGATCGCCGACTTCCTCGACCGCGCCTGGAAGTGATCACGTCCATCGAGTGAGGGAGCACACCGAAGGGTGTGTCCTCGCCCGGCAGCGCCCAACAGGCCCACAACGCGGTCTGATCTGTACCTCTCCCCAGGAGCCCGTGATGAACAGCAACAGTCAAGACCAGATCTACGACCTGGCGGTCATCGGAGCAGGATCGGCGGCCAAGGCCGCAGCGACGGAGGCGCGACGGCGCGGCAAGTCGGTCGCCATGGTGGAGCGAGCCGCTCCCGGAGGCACCTGCCTGAACGTCGGGTGCATCCCTTCGAAGAACATGCTCGCCGCGGCTGCCGCACGAGCATCGGCCCAGAACAACCGATTCCCCGGCATCCTCACCTCAGCCGGACCCGTCGACCTGTCGCTACTGGTAGAGGCCAAGGACGAATTCATCCGCGAGCGGCGGGAGAAGGACCACGTCAAGGCGACCGAGCAGGCAGGAATCGTTCTCCTGCGCGGGACAGCGTCCTTCACACCCTCCGGACAGGAACGTCCCACGCTGATGGTCACCGGGCCGAACGGCGAGGAGACCCCGATCTCCGCGGAGCACGTCCTCATCGCCACTGGTGCCCAGCCTTTCATCCCGGACGTCCCCGGCCTCGCGGACGTCGACCATCTGACGTCCGCGAGCGCCATGTCACTGGACCGGGTCCCCGAGTCCCTGCTCGTGGTCGGCGGGAACGCGATCGGTCTGGAGCAGGCCCAGTTGTTCTCCCGCCTGGGGGCCAGGACCACCGTGGTCGAACTGGCCCCGCGGATCGCCCCGTTCGAGGACCCGTCCATCTCCGCGACCTTGCAGCAGGCGTTGACCGATGACGGGATCGACTTCCTGACCGGCGCGAACCTGACCGGCGTGCAGCCGACCGGGACCGGCGTCCTCGCGACAGTGACGGTCGGCAGCGACAAGCTGAGGATTCCCACAGAGAAGATCCTTGTCGCCACTGGGCGACGCCCGGCGACGGACGGCCTGAATCTCGACGCTGTCGGAGTGGAGTTGGGCCCGCGGGGTGAGGTGACCGTCGACGAGCACCTGCGCACTGTCCATCCGCGAATCTGGGCAGCAGGAGACGTCACGGGACAGCGGCAGTTCGTCTACGTGGCCGGTGCCCAGGGCGTCACGGCCGTGTCCAACATCTTCGGTGACAGCCCCCGGACACTGGACTACACCGCTGTGCCCCGGGTGACCTTCACCTCGCCCGCCGTAGCATCGGTCGGTCTGACACCTCACGAGGTGGAGGCCACGGAGCAGCCGTACGAAACGCGCGAGTTGCCGCTTGCCTTCGTGCCCAGGGCGATGGTCAGTCAACGCACCAACGGCCTCCTGAAGTTGGTGTCCGAGCCCGGAGCGGGGCGAATCCTGGGCGTTCACATGGTGGGTGAGGAAGCGGGGGAGGTCATCACGGCGGCTACCTACCTGCTCTCGGCGGGCTTCACCGTCGAGCGACTGGCTGGTACGTGGGCCCCGTTCCTCACGATGGCCGAGTCGCTGCGGATCGCGGCGCAGGCGCCACCGACCGTGTGAAGGTGGCGGTGCCGACGCCGAGCGGTGGATCGCCTGGGACCACGCAGCGCATCCGTTCCTCCTGCAGGACAGGACCAGGCTGCAGTGGAGGGCTCACTCGTCCAGGGGAACCAGCGGTGCAGGTGAAGGAGAACGCTCCAGCCCGGCTAGCGTGAGCAAGTTGACACGGACAAAGGCGTCCGGAAAGGGTCATCCGGCTGGAGCTCTGGCGGGTGTCCATCCCGCACGTTCGGCCGCCCGCAGATCATCGGCAGGCTTGGCCTTGAGGTGAACCTCCGGCTCTGTCCCGGAGTGGGGGGATTGCGAGGCACTTCAGGGTCGAATGATGATCTTGCCAGCGTGTTGACCCTGAACGAATCGTCGTTGCGCTTGGTGGATCTCGGCAAGCGGATAGCGCGCAGCGATGCGGGGGCTGATCCTTCCGGTGCGGGCGGCCTGGACGAGCTTGGCGAAGTGCTCGCGGGTGTGCATGGACGAACCGATCAGCCGCCGGTTGTGCAGGTAGAGACGCCGCAGATCGAACGACACCACTGGCCCGGCGACGGCCCCCGCGATCACCCACCGCCCGTCGTCGGCCAGCAGGGGCAGGAGCTGTTCGATCAAACGCCCGCCGACGACGTCGGCGACGACCGGGAGCCCGGCGGGGCTCAGTGCGCGAATCCGGGAAGCGAGATCGTTGTCGTCACGGGCGAGGACGTGGGCTGCGCCGGCGGTACTGACCTGGTCGGCTTTGGAGCGGCTGGTGATCGCGATGACAGTGGCGCCGCGCGCGGCCGCGAGCTGCACCAGTGCCAGCCCCACTCCGCCGGAAGCGCCGGTGACCAGCACCGTCTCCCCGTCGTGGAGTTCGACGCGTTCGAGCATGCCCATCGCGGTGCCGTAGGCCACCGGAAGGCATGCCAGCTGCTCGTCCGAGAGCGGCGAGTCGGCCATGTCGTAGGCCTGAGCGGCCGGCACCACGACGTATTGGGCGAACCCGCCGTCGGCCTCGCTGCCCAGCAGCCCGACGGGCGGCGCCTGCGCGCTCTCGTCGCGATACAACGCCGGATCGACCAGAACCCGTCGCCCAACAAGATCGTTGGACACTCCGGAGCCGACGGCGGCGACCGTGCCGGCGATGTCGCCGCCCTGGATTCGAGGGAACGCGATTGCGCCCCGCCATCCCGCAAGCGCGTCCGGCTGTCCGGGCAGGCCATACGCACCTTGCCTGGTCCAGATATCGGTGTTGTTCACCGCCGCGGCACTCACCCGCACCAACAGCTCACCGGCACCCGGCTGCGGCACGGGCACATCCTGACGTAACTGCAGGACATCGAGCTCGCCATGGGCGACCAGGACGACGGCTGTCATCCATTCATCCACCCGGACCATTCTGACATCGCCAGAAAGCGAACAGTGACACCGACCGAACTCTTCTCCGCCTCTCGGGTGACCGTCCTCCTCGCGCTCCAGCGCGGAGCCGCTTCACCCGACAGTCGTTGGAGAGGCTGCCGGTGTTCGGCAGCCTCTCCAACCCCATGCCTCGCCCCCGCCCAGGACACCACTACATCGACCTCACTCGCGCCCACCTGCTGCACGGCGACCGCGACGCCTCGCCGACGGCGTCGCAGCAGGCACACCGGATCACATCTCAGCAAACCCGCCCGCACCCGATGGTGCGCGACACCACCGCCGTGCTGGTCAGTCCGCCTCGCCGATTCAGCTCCGATCCGGCCAGCTACGCCGGATGGCTCCGCCTCAACCACTGAGCCTGCGTTCCGTCGTTGCTTCCCAGCGCACGAGGCGAAAGTGGGATGCCGATACTGTGCTGATCGGAGCTTGAGAAACATCGGAACGGTGGACAGCGCTAAGCCATGAGCCGAGCTCATCGGCGGCTGCCTTCGGGAGGCCCAGGCCGGGTGGGCAGTATCGGTTCTCAACATGGTCGGTGGTGACAAGACCGGTAAGGCGAACCCGATGACGAGCACGACCGTGCTGACCGAAGACAAGGGGATTGGCGTGCACGGAATCGGTGTGCGTTACTCTCCGGCGCGCTGTTGTCGACACATCCTTGGGGAGCAGACTTTGATGACCAAGCGAGTCAACCGCCGAGCCCTTCTTGTCGGTTTCTTCACCGCGCCTTTCCTCGTCGCGTGCGGCGACAACAAGAAGCGGAAGCGGCGTGGTAGCGGGGGCGGAGGGAAGAGTAGGCGTTGAGAACCCGGTCCGACGCCAACGGTTTACAGCAGGAGCGACACACGCAGCGCGCCGTAGACGTGCCAGGAACCCTCGGCCTTCCGCAGGGGTGAGAAGTATTGTGCCCGGCCCCCGAGTCGGCTTTCAGCGGCCCGGCGTCCACCGTCACCACCCGGTAGTACCACGTCTGCCCTCGGGACCGAGGGTGTCGTGGTGCGGATGGCTACGGAATCGTCACCGCCGGTGTGCTCGCGATGGTGTGGGCTTTGTTGTTGGCTGCTTACAAGCGGGCCTCGAAACCTCTGGCCGCAGGTCGACCCAGAACCATCTTGTGTGGACATGGCGCCTCCTATGCGTGCTCTGCTTCGTGCCGGGTCGACGGGAGCCGACGGGCGAGCACGAACCCGGCGACACCGAGCACACCGAGTCCGATACCGGTGAGCAGCCGCGGTGTCTCGACCTCCGAGCAAGCCGCCGGCCCGCCGGGGCTGTCCGCCTCGTTGTCGCCCGAGGTGAATACGAGACCGCAGTTGAGCCGAACGCTGGTGACCAGCCCGACCGTCCCGCCGCCGATCACCGGGTCGTCCTCGCCGAGCAGGTCGGCGGGCAGGATCATGACCTGGTCGCTGGTGCCGCGGCCCCACGCGTACTTGACATCGACGTCGTAGGGCGCTCCGCCCTCACCCACGTAGTAGAGCGCGATCCGGGGGACCAGCAGGAGCCACAGCGCGAAGCCGAGCGCGACGGAGGACGCGAGCCGCCCCCAGAGACGAGGACGTCGAAGTGGGTTCATGCCTGCGAACGTTAGCTCCGTGCCTTCTGGAGCGGGTCTGTCTTGACCGGAAGATGCCATGGTGCCGCCGATCCGGCGGCCGACAACGACGCCGCGCCCGGCGAGCCTGCTGAGGGGCAGTGCGCCGCTGCGACGGCAGGAAAGAACGGCCTGAAGGTGCTGAACAGGCCGGAGCGACCGCGATATCCGAACGGACGAGCGTGAAACGGTCTCCCCGGACTGGTTCCAGCGGCATCAGGACGGTGACCGGGCTCTTCGCCATGATTTTGCTGCGCACGCTCGCCGGTGAGTGGCATCATTCCTGCAATCGTTCGCGCCCGTGTGGGCGGACATGATGGGGGAGGTACCGGGTGAACGGGTACCAGGCGGAGATCGGCGCCCTGCGGACCGCTGCGGTGGCGGTGCGCAAGGCATCCGAACAGGTGTCCGCCGTCGATCTGGTCGGGGCGGTTCGCGGCGCTGGAGCCGGCATGCCCGGATCGCGCTGTGTACAGTCGTTCGACGCTGTGGGCAAGACGTGGCATTCCGCGCTCACCGGATGGGTCAGGCAGGCTGATGACTACGCTGATGCGCTGAACTCGGCGGCGGACGACTACAGCGCCAACGAAGACGCCGCGAGCGCCGCGTTCGGTGGCACGGGGGCGGATTGATGGCCACCTACGGAGACGTGCGACAGTGGCGCCCCGATCCGCTCGACGAGGCCGAGCAGGAGCTCAAGCGCCGTTCGGACACGTTGCTCGGGTTGTCCGACGAGTTCGCCGCGACGGGCACCCCGGCGGAGTGGGCCGGCGACGCCGCCGACTCCGCGAAAGGCAAACACAAGGCCATCATCGACCGGATGGAACACCTCGTCGCCGAGGTTTCCGCCGCCCGCTCGGCGATCGGCCGGACGGCGGACGCCGTCATCGGTCTGGGGCACGCCGTCAAGGAGGTCGACGGCCTGGCCTCCGCCAACGGGTTCGCCATCGGTGACGACGGTTCCGTCAAGGACGTCGCACCACCGCGGACGGTGCCCGCCGAGCAGGAGGACGAGGTGCGGCGCGAACGGGAACGGATCCGCGCCGAACTCGTCGACCGCGTGGAGCAGATCCTCCGCCGCGCCGACGACATCGACTCCGACCTCGCCGGAGTACTGGGCAAGGTCGCGAGCGGGCAGATCGGGGACGACGGCGCGACGACGCTCGCCGCGGCGGCGGAGGCTGGGCAACGCCAAGGTGTGTTGTCGGTGCTGGAACCGCCCAGCGGCAAGGGCACGCCCGGGGACAACGCCGGATGGTGGGACACGCTCTCCGACGAGGAGCGGAAATACGTCATCACCAACCATCCGGAGTGGATCGGCAACCGTGACGGGGTCCCCTTCACCGCGAGGGACGAGGCCAACCGCGCACTGCTGGTCAGTGAGAAGGAACGGTTACAGGAGGAGGCCCGCCGTTTGCAGGCCGACCTGGACGACAACCTCTTCGGGGGCGTGTTCACCGACACGGACGACAAACTCGACCGGGTCAAGGAGAAACTCGAGTCGATCAAGGCGATCGAGGAAACCCTTGCCAGGCCGGGTGAGCGGCAGCTCCTGCTGTTCAACACGGACAGCGAGCGCGCGGAGGCGGCCATCGCCAACGGCAACGTCGACACCGCCGACCACGTCTCCGTGTTCGTCCCCGGCCTGACGTCCAACGTGCCGGACAGCATGGCCGGCTACGACTCGAACATGGACCACCTCCAGAAGCGGGCCGAAGACGAACTCAACCGTTACGGTGACGGCGGCACGGTCGCCACCGTCACCTGGATCGGCTACCAGGCCCCGCAGCTCACGCTGGGCAGCCTGTTCTCCGACAACTCGGTGGCGCTCGACAGCGCCGCGAAGGCCGGTGCGGAGAAACTCACCCCGTTCCTGCAAGGCATCGACACCGCGCGGGACACCGATGCCCACCTCACCGCGCTCGGCCACTCCTACGGTTCGACCACCACCGGCTTCGCGCTCCAGAACAACACCGGGGTGGACGATGCGGTGTTCTTCGGCTCGCCGGGAATCGGCACCGACGACCTCGAGGACGTCAAGGTCCCCGACGGTCACTCCACCTACATCGAAGCGAAGAACGACGCCGTGGGCGATCTCCGCCGGTTCGGCATCGACCCCAGCCACATGGACGGTATGCAGTACGGTTCCTCGGCCGAGTCACGACACCCCGGCGACGGGCACGTGCTGACGGGCGTCACCGGCCACACGTCGTATCTCGACGACGGCAGCACCAGCCAGTACAACATGGCGGTCATCACCGCAGGCCTGTCGGACCGAGTCGTAGAGGGCGCCGAGAAGGGCTTCGGCGATACCCTGACGGAGCCCTTCTCGGACTGATGCACAAAAGACACCTGCTCACGGCACTCGCATCCGCCGTCGCGCTGTTCGTGACCGGATGCGGCTCCGACCCAGCGAAGGACGGATCAGTGAACCCCCTGTTCAACGAGCTGTTGGACCGGCCCGACATCGAGACCGTGCAGCGCGACTACCTCGCGTTGCTCGAGCTCGTCCGCAACCGGTTGGTCAGCGACCTCGGACTCGAGCCGTTCGTCCTCGACGCCGAAGAGCCGATCAGCGGTTCCGCGTGCCCGGGCGAGTTGTCCACCGTTCGCGAGGCGGAGGT encodes:
- a CDS encoding type VII secretion target, producing MNGYQAEIGALRTAAVAVRKASEQVSAVDLVGAVRGAGAGMPGSRCVQSFDAVGKTWHSALTGWVRQADDYADALNSAADDYSANEDAASAAFGGTGAD
- a CDS encoding alpha/beta hydrolase → MATYGDVRQWRPDPLDEAEQELKRRSDTLLGLSDEFAATGTPAEWAGDAADSAKGKHKAIIDRMEHLVAEVSAARSAIGRTADAVIGLGHAVKEVDGLASANGFAIGDDGSVKDVAPPRTVPAEQEDEVRRERERIRAELVDRVEQILRRADDIDSDLAGVLGKVASGQIGDDGATTLAAAAEAGQRQGVLSVLEPPSGKGTPGDNAGWWDTLSDEERKYVITNHPEWIGNRDGVPFTARDEANRALLVSEKERLQEEARRLQADLDDNLFGGVFTDTDDKLDRVKEKLESIKAIEETLARPGERQLLLFNTDSERAEAAIANGNVDTADHVSVFVPGLTSNVPDSMAGYDSNMDHLQKRAEDELNRYGDGGTVATVTWIGYQAPQLTLGSLFSDNSVALDSAAKAGAEKLTPFLQGIDTARDTDAHLTALGHSYGSTTTGFALQNNTGVDDAVFFGSPGIGTDDLEDVKVPDGHSTYIEAKNDAVGDLRRFGIDPSHMDGMQYGSSAESRHPGDGHVLTGVTGHTSYLDDGSTSQYNMAVITAGLSDRVVEGAEKGFGDTLTEPFSD
- a CDS encoding LppA family lipoprotein — translated: MHKRHLLTALASAVALFVTGCGSDPAKDGSVNPLFNELLDRPDIETVQRDYLALLELVRNRLVSDLGLEPFVLDAEEPISGSACPGELSTVREAEVRHIAASRSPGNLADEDWPRAVELVTELAAEKGFTDPRTVVDRPGDHEVALYDPYGAELIFGTAKNTIVSLSTGCHLTSEAHRRGSPAPEEPLY